ATAACCGAGACGCCGGTAGTAGAGGTCAGCCTTTTTGTTCTTCAGCTTCACAAATCCATGCTTGTCGAAAATCAGGACAGCATCTTCCAGCTGATTAATTATGGACTCGTTAAACCGGAGCATGGCGGTCAGGGTTGAAGACATTTCGCCTTCTTCATGTGGTGTTCCGGCCGAACCGAAGTGAGCTTGAATATTTTCACTTACATCCCGTTCGTAGATAACGACCCCAATGACTGCATCCCGATGTTTGATCGGATAAACAGTCTGTCTGACCAGATGATTTTCCTGAGTATTCGCTACAAGCCCCTGGGATAAGATTCCCGTCTCCAATGTCCTGAGGACTCCGGGTTCGTTTTCCCGAAGCGCCCTTTCTCCCACAACCGAACGTTTATACAGCGATTTGCCGGTTCCAGGAGGACAATGGTATACGACAATAGCATCGTTGGTAATACGGGACAAGACATCAATGAATACGTCATCCCGTTCATCGGATGATTCGAAAGACCCGGCAACTTCAATGATCCTGCCGATTTCTTCATCTGTCAGACGGGTATGCTTGCTGCAAAGACGGACAATCTGCTCCCTAACCTTAGTCATAGGAAATGACGATCGTTGCTGCAATTTCCATCATCGGACACCGCCGATCCATGCTTAATTTGCGAATCATCTGGTAGGCCTCGTCTTCGGTACAACCATTCTCTTTCATTAAAATGCCTTTAGCTTTTTCAATTGCCTTGCGCTCTTCCATCTTCTGATTAAGCTTCGTCAGGTTTTGCTCCAGTTTACGGATCTCCTTCCCTTTGGCAATCATAACCTCAACCATGGGGATCAGAGATTTCTCATCAAGCGGTTTCACCAGATAACCAAGCGCACCGATAGAGGATGCCTTTTCAATCGTCTGTTTGTCGCTGAATGCGGTCAATAAGAGGACCCCACCCGCCAGTTGCTCGGTGATAATTCGTTTTCCTGCTTTTAACCCATCCAGGATCGGCATTTGAATATCCATAATGACCAGTTCGGGCAGATGCTTTTTGCATAATTCGATGGCTTCAAACCCATCTGAAGCTTCCCCTACAACATCGTAGTCCGCTTCTTCAAGCATCGCACGAATATCCATTCTTGTAATAGGTTCGTCGTCGACTATTACAATTTTTCCATTCATGTGTCATGCACCTCATTGTTTACCGATATTTGCTTGTTATCCCGTGAACCCCGCTATTCAGTTATAAAACGGAATCAATTTCGTAAAATAACCGGTGAGCGTTTAATGGAGAAGATTTAGATAAATACGGTTCAGATAGATATATATCTAATTTATATATATCTATTTATATATATTATACCAGTTATTATATCATTTCGGATGGTGATCCAAGTTATGAAATTGATTCAAACAGCTACTCTCTCAAATAGGCCTCAAGCTCGTCCAATCCCAGATTCTCCACGGAAGAAATCCGGAAAATGGGTGAGGCCCCGGCGGCCTGCAAGTATTCCGCTGCCTTTGCAATATCCTCATCAGACTCCGCCAGTTCGATCTTGGTTACAATGCCAATGACCGGTTTGGCAAATGCTGTAGCAAAGGACGGAGGAAAATAGCTTTCTTCGTTTGTGCAATCTTGCACAAGGCCGATTACATCAGCATCAACGCTTGTAACAAGAAGCATTCTGTATAAAGAACGGTTTTCAATGCACTCCCCGGGCGTATCTATGGCTTGCTCAAAATTCTCAATCGCCTGTGTCTTTTTGTAGGCAAGCTCCTGACCGTGCAGCCGTTGACATAACGTGGTCTTACCAGAGCCTGTACTCCCGGCTAATATCAACTTCTTCATGGCAGTTTCCCCTACGTTCTCGTAATGGCAGCAGCCGAAAATCCGAGAATGTTCTGCAAACCATTCAGTACTTCATTCACAGCTGAATCAACGGATGAAACATCGCCCGTTATAACCAGGGAGCCACTGAAACGATCGACAAAACCGATCTGAACGCCGGCTGCCTTGGTTGCAATGTCCGCCCCAATAATGGAGGCTTCGCTTGGGGTTATCGTCATAATGCCAATGGCATCCTGCACATCCGTCCCCAATCCCAGCTTCTTGTAAATGTCCTTGTTGGATTGGCAATAATGTGAGCCAAGGTTACCTGTTTCCCGGGCACGTACTCCTGAATGACGCGCTGCTTTTCATCTTGCTGGTTCATCCCTTATCCCATCCCATCAAAAAAACACGTGATTAAAGCCATAAAAAAACATAAAGGCTTCTTAAAAAATTCACACGGAAATTTTAAGAAGCCTCTTCGCTTTACTTGTTATACAACACGCCATTGTGCTATCTTTATCTCATAATATATTTGATTTAAGCAAACGTTGTCAATGCGGTAAATTTTATTGATACATTTTGTTCAAAATTCCGATCACATCCGCGTCTGACGGAACACGCGGATTGGTTGCTGTACATCCGTCCTTCAGCGCACCTTGGGCAATGGCCTCCTGCATTTCTTCCAAAGTACTGTATGCAATATTGCAGTCTTTTAATGTTTGCGGCATCTTCAATTGCTTCTGCAGCTGTTTAATCGCCTGGACCAGACTGCGTACCCCGCTTCGGGAATTGGAAGCCGGCAGCCCTAAGCTTCTGGAGATCTCCGCATATCTTGCAGCCGCAGCATTGCCTTCATCTTTGCCGTATCCCGGCTTGTAATCAGCATTAAATTCAATCACATGCGGCAATAATAGCGAGTTCATCCGGCCATGGGCAATCTTGAATTTGGCTCCTGCCACATGGGCAATCCCATGGTTAAGTCCAAGTGAAGCAATATTGAAAGCCATACCGGCCAGACACGATGCGTTATGCATCTTCTCACGCGCTTCGAGATCACTGCCGTCCTTGTGGGCTTTGGGCAGATAGGCAAACACAAGCTTGAGCGCTTTTTCCGCCAGGGCATCGGAAATATCATTGGCTTTGGTGGACACATAGGCTTCAATGGCGTGGGTCAATACGTCCATTCCCGTATCAGCCGTGATGAAATCCGGAACACTCTTGACCAGTTCAGGGTCCAAAATAGCTTCTTCCGGCAGCATGTCATGAGAAACAAGAGGATACTTGATATTCTTCTTCTTGTCGCTGATGACCGAAAAAGAAGTGACTTCGGAACCGGTGCCGCTCGTTGTCGGAATGGCCACGAAAGGGATATCCTGCTGGTTCATCAGTTTTTTGGCAAAGATCTTCATCGCCTTGGCCGCATCAATAGCAGAACCTCCGCCCACGGCTATGATCATATCGGTGTTAAACGAGCTGAGTGCTTCCAAACCTTCTGTCACGACCTCGATTGGCGGGTCCGGCACGATATTGCTGAAAATGTACTGTTTGTTGCTTTCGTGCAGTCTCTCGAACAGCAGATTAATCATGCCGGATTTCACCATGAACGGATCGGTAACGACAAATATTCGTTTGTTGCGTAATTCCGTTAGCCGGTCTAACGCACCTTGCCCCATATAGATATCGGTTTTAAAAGAAATTTTATCCATGCAGGCACCTCCAATGTAAGTTTCAGGAAAATAAAAAAGAGACTTTTAAAAGAACGAATTCCTTTAAAAGCCTCTTTGCTTATATGTACACGTCATTGTGCAGCTTGCTGTCATTTGATTGTCGTCTATTAGTTTACACCCTTATTCAGTAAAACGTCAACCTGTTGTTGCTTAATGCCATCTTATGCAAAAGGCAGATGATAAAAAAAAGGGGATACACGCCATTGTGTATCACATTCTTCTTCGTTGAAGAATCTACCCGTTTCCTTGCTGTACATCCTTGTACATGTTTGGCGCCGCCGCCAGGCCATACCCCCGACAACATTGTCGGGACACCCTCTTTCCAATAAAAAAAGCCTAGAGGCGATAATCGTCACACTAGACTTCTAAACCACCACTTTCGC
This Paenibacillus larvae subsp. larvae DNA region includes the following protein-coding sequences:
- a CDS encoding 1-propanol dehydrogenase PduQ, which gives rise to MDKISFKTDIYMGQGALDRLTELRNKRIFVVTDPFMVKSGMINLLFERLHESNKQYIFSNIVPDPPIEVVTEGLEALSSFNTDMIIAVGGGSAIDAAKAMKIFAKKLMNQQDIPFVAIPTTSGTGSEVTSFSVISDKKKNIKYPLVSHDMLPEEAILDPELVKSVPDFITADTGMDVLTHAIEAYVSTKANDISDALAEKALKLVFAYLPKAHKDGSDLEAREKMHNASCLAGMAFNIASLGLNHGIAHVAGAKFKIAHGRMNSLLLPHVIEFNADYKPGYGKDEGNAAAARYAEISRSLGLPASNSRSGVRSLVQAIKQLQKQLKMPQTLKDCNIAYSTLEEMQEAIAQGALKDGCTATNPRVPSDADVIGILNKMYQ
- a CDS encoding EutP/PduV family microcompartment system protein; this translates as MKKLILAGSTGSGKTTLCQRLHGQELAYKKTQAIENFEQAIDTPGECIENRSLYRMLLVTSVDADVIGLVQDCTNEESYFPPSFATAFAKPVIGIVTKIELAESDEDIAKAAEYLQAAGASPIFRISSVENLGLDELEAYLRE
- a CDS encoding ANTAR domain-containing response regulator; this encodes MNGKIVIVDDEPITRMDIRAMLEEADYDVVGEASDGFEAIELCKKHLPELVIMDIQMPILDGLKAGKRIITEQLAGGVLLLTAFSDKQTIEKASSIGALGYLVKPLDEKSLIPMVEVMIAKGKEIRKLEQNLTKLNQKMEERKAIEKAKGILMKENGCTEDEAYQMIRKLSMDRRCPMMEIAATIVISYD